In Oryza sativa Japonica Group chromosome 11, ASM3414082v1, the following are encoded in one genomic region:
- the LOC4350879 gene encoding disease resistance protein Pikm1-TS-like isoform X4: MSKGAMGRTSIMEKQEEALKEWEPLHESISKLLKGGRITDARERHSLAFMEMELGVIVAYLRMPLPPHTDCPGVDLIDNQIQYHWSYYRDVVISLYNQYGEEAPNAGLLRKAMRCFRRRRSLEYNIPRTAYSLYRECSSDPRLELPSSELMPSPHQAAQVEAGALNDHLVGIDSMANEMLRWLMATDKGLRVMAIAGPAGIGKTTLAMELHRRLRSKLVLQTILKQIMEQLDAPSPNSSEITMSMLEDNPELLTRNISEHLKDKRYFVLIDDILDESDLEIIKGAFPNNNCGSRILFTAQHEWIAGWFLSNYNGVVHKMKPLNDSDSEKLLRTKAFSSMDDLLPDNLRLLCDEILNKCRGIPLFITGMADWLKQQQHGSSAVLRVEQVRLLLKQFEYWLSFDYSYELSLSSLYLSMFPQGYVFDKDHLVMKWENDGLIRILESSSEYGELYFSELVNTNIITPVGENYGPNLDEDELCQWQVNPFVLSFLASRAAEKGLVFTSSTLTSLPSCGGNNTRIKRRLALHHPDPLLPEMLQQMDLSHTRSLLISGAVDRTTVPLDKFGYLVFLDLQGWENLKDEDLLQICKMFMLSYLSVRNTRVSKLPPQIKELCNLKALDVSQTHIFKIPSEVCELEYLEILELRGTQIKHMPDKIVEKRKYEQLYGNGSVFGMIDSNQKVLTKISKKIHQLRYLKTLATIDLSEFSAKSIQSLGDLERLEVLAITWSFHQCSDEDYQEALRLSIERWRKLKSLTIHCGLGCSMEFLGSLTKPPEGLKKFKVIAGKFVSVPRWIERLVYLTFLQITVCKQVADDVKILAGLVKLQHLVLCLEFIPEEAIVIETKGFKEIERFSLDCPVPWLTFEKEAMPKLTYLRLNLYAFPASEMSVPSGISNLEKLSEAKICYNARYINSPNVKRTVEVVSKEVAKHHNSIDLFINGTQIEVNQAGEEKAESATRFNQVNPPEDVVQAEDEAALRRETEFQSEKEDEDEAECHA, encoded by the exons ATGTCGAAGGGAGCGATGGGAAGAACTTCCATCATGGAGAAGCAGGAGGAGGCGTTGAAGGAGTGGGAGCCCCTCCATGAGAGTATCTCTAAGCTGCTGAAGGGTGGACGCATCACCGACGCCCGCGAAAGGCACAGCTTGGCATTCATGGAGATGGAACTGGGCGTCATTGTCGCATACCTGAGGATGCCGCTGCCACCACACACAGATTGTCCTGGTGTCGATCTCATCGATAACCAGATCCAGTACCACTGGAGTTACTACAGGGATGTCGTGATATCTCTGTATAATCAGTACGGAGAAGAAGCACCTAATGCGGGGCTGCTGCGAAAAGCCATGCGGTGCTTCCGCCGCCGAAGGTCTTTAGAGTATAACATTCCGAGGACAGCGTACAGTCTCTACCGTGAGTGCTCCAGTGATCCACGCCTCGAGCTCCCAAGCTCGGAGCTCATGCCATCGCCGCATCAAGCAGCCCAAGTTGAGGCTGGTGCCCTCAATGATCATCTTGTTGGCATCGACAGCATGGCAAACGAGATGCTCAGATGGCTCATGGCCACCGACAAGGGTCTCCGGGTCATGGCCATTGCTGGACCCGCCGGCATTGGCAAGACCACCCTTGCCATGGAGCTCCACCGTCGACTCAG GAGCAAGCTTGTTCTTCAAACCATCCTGAAGCAGATCATGGAGCAACTGGATGCACCATCACCAAACAGCTCGGAAATCACCATGTCCATGTTGGAGGACAACCCGGAGCTGTTGACTCGCAACATATCAGAACACCTCAAGGATAAGAG ATACTTTGTTTTGATTGATGATATATTAGACGAATCAGATTTGGAAATAATCAAGGGTGCATTTCCTAATAATAACTGTGGTAGTAGAATATTGTTTACGGCACAACATGAGTGGATAGCTGGGTGGTTTTTGTCTAATTATAATGGGGTTGTGCATAAGATGAAGCCTCTGAATGACTCGGATTCAGAGAAGCTACTTCGCACAAAAGCTTTTAGTTCCATGGATGATTTACTTCCAGACAATCTTAGGCTATTATGTGATGAAATcttgaacaagtgtagaggaaTACCATTGTTCATAACTGGTATGGCAGATTGGTTGAAACAACAGCAACACGGCAGCTCTGCAGTTCTTAGGGTGGAACAAGTACGCCTACTGCTGAAACAGTTTGAATACTGGCTATCATTTGATTACAGTTATGAATTGAGCCTATCGTCACTCTATCTAAGCATGTTTCCACAGGGATATGTGTTTGATAAGGATCATCTTGTCATGAAATGGGAAAACGATGGGTTGATCCGTATATTGGAGTCTAGTTCAGAATATGGAGAGTTGTATTTCTCTGAGTTGGTCAACACGAACATCATTACCCCAGTAGGAGAGAACTATGGACCCAATCTTGATGAAGATGAATTGTGCCAGTGGCAGGTCAATCCTTTCGTTCTGAGTTTTCTTGCCTCCAGAGCAGCCGAGAAGGGTCTTGTTTTTACCAGCTCAACACTCACCTCATTACCAAGCTGTGGTGGCAACAACACTCGGATAAAACGGCGCCTAGCTCTCCACCACCCTGATCCGCTACTCCCCGAAATGCTGCAACAAATGGATTTGTCTCATACTCGTTCACTACTCATATCTGGTGCAGTCGACAGAACAACAGTCCCTCTAGACAAGTTTGGATATTTGGTGTTTTTGGATCTTCAAGGCTGGGAGAATTTGAAGGATGAGGACCTACTGCAGATATGCAAAATGTTTATGCTGAGTTATTTGAGCGTCAGGAACACAAGGGTCAGCAAGCTCCCACCGCAAATCAAGGAGCTGTGCAACCTGAAGGCATTGGACGTCAGCCAAACCCACATATTTAAGATCCCATCAGAAGTGTGTGAGCTAGAATATTTGGAGATCCTGGAACTAAGAGGCACACAAATAAAGCACATGCCAGATAAAATTGTGGAGAAAAGAAAGTACGAACAACTTTACGGTAATGGTTCTGTATTTGGAATGATTGACTCAAACCAAAAAGTGCTAACAAAGATATCGAAGAAGATCCACCAATTAAGATATCTAAAGACGCTAGCAACTATCGATTTAAGTGAATTCTCTGCAAAGTCAATACAGTCTCTCGGTGATCTGGAGAGATTGGAGGTCCTCGCAATAACATGGTCCTTTCACCAGTGCAGTGACGAAGACTACCAAGAGGCCCTACGGTTATCCATAGAAAGATGGAGGAAGCTTAAGTCCCTCACCATTCATTGTGGGCTCGGTTGTTCCATGGAGTTTCTGGGTTCTCTAACAAAACCACCTGAAGGACTTAAGAAATTTAAGGTAATAGCCGGAAAATTTGTCAGTGTTCCCCGATGGATCGAAAGGCTCGTGTATCTTACTTTCTTGCAGATCACGGTTTGCAAACAAGTGGCAGACGATGTCAAGATCCTCGCAGGCTTGGTCAAATTGCAGCACCTGGTACTATGCTTGGAGTTCATTCCCGAAGAAGCAATAGTGATTGAGACAAAAGGGTTCAAAGAGATTGAGAGATTCTCCCTTGATTGCCCTGTCCCATGGCTGACCTTCGAAAAAGAGGCAATGCCGAAGCTCACATATCTTCGACTGAATCTGTACGCGTTCCCAGCGAGCGAGATGAGTGTTCCTTCAGGTATCAGCAACCTTGAAAAGCTTTCGGAGGCAAAGATTTGCTACAATGCACGGTACATCAATAGTCCCAACGTTAAGAGGACAGTAGAGGTAGTGAGCAAGGAGGTCGCCAAGCATCACAACTCTATTGACCTTTTCATCAACGGTACCCAAATAGAAGTTAATCAGGCTGGTGAGGAGAAGGCAGAGAGTGCAACAAGATTCAACCAAGTCAATCCGCCAGAGGATGTTGTTCAGGCAGAAGATGAGGCGGCACTGAGGAGAGAAACAGAGTTTCAGAGCGagaaagaagatgaagatgaagcagAGTGCCATGCCTAG
- the LOC4350879 gene encoding disease resistance protein Pikm1-TS-like isoform X3, which translates to MHLQPSCRRAAGIMSKGAMGRTSIMEKQEEALKEWEPLHESISKLLKGGRITDARERHSLAFMEMELGVIVAYLRMPLPPHTDCPGVDLIDNQIQYHWSYYRDVVISLYNQYGEEAPNAGLLRKAMRCFRRRRSLEYNIPRTAYSLYRECSSDPRLELPSSELMPSPHQAAQVEAGALNDHLVGIDSMANEMLRWLMATDKGLRVMAIAGPAGIGKTTLAMELHRRLRSKLVLQTILKQIMEQLDAPSPNSSEITMSMLEDNPELLTRNISEHLKDKRYFVLIDDILDESDLEIIKGAFPNNNCGSRILFTAQHEWIAGWFLSNYNGVVHKMKPLNDSDSEKLLRTKAFSSMDDLLPDNLRLLCDEILNKCRGIPLFITGMADWLKQQQHGSSAVLRVEQVRLLLKQFEYWLSFDYSYELSLSSLYLSMFPQGYVFDKDHLVMKWENDGLIRILESSSEYGELYFSELVNTNIITPVGENYGPNLDEDELCQWQVNPFVLSFLASRAAEKGLVFTSSTLTSLPSCGGNNTRIKRRLALHHPDPLLPEMLQQMDLSHTRSLLISGAVDRTTVPLDKFGYLVFLDLQGWENLKDEDLLQICKMFMLSYLSVRNTRVSKLPPQIKELCNLKALDVSQTHIFKIPSEVCELEYLEILELRGTQIKHMPDKIVEKRKYEQLYGNGSVFGMIDSNQKVLTKISKKIHQLRYLKTLATIDLSEFSAKSIQSLGDLERLEVLAITWSFHQCSDEDYQEALRLSIERWRKLKSLTIHCGLGCSMEFLGSLTKPPEGLKKFKVIAGKFVSVPRWIERLVYLTFLQITVCKQVADDVKILAGLVKLQHLVLCLEFIPEEAIVIETKGFKEIERFSLDCPVPWLTFEKEAMPKLTYLRLNLYAFPASEMSVPSGISNLEKLSEAKICYNARYINSPNVKRTVEVVSKEVAKHHNSIDLFINGTQIEVNQAGEEKAESATRFNQVNPPEDVVQAEDEAALRRETEFQSEKEDEDEAECHA; encoded by the exons ATGCATCTACAACCA TCTTGCAGGCGTGCGGCGGGGATCATGTCGAAGGGAGCGATGGGAAGAACTTCCATCATGGAGAAGCAGGAGGAGGCGTTGAAGGAGTGGGAGCCCCTCCATGAGAGTATCTCTAAGCTGCTGAAGGGTGGACGCATCACCGACGCCCGCGAAAGGCACAGCTTGGCATTCATGGAGATGGAACTGGGCGTCATTGTCGCATACCTGAGGATGCCGCTGCCACCACACACAGATTGTCCTGGTGTCGATCTCATCGATAACCAGATCCAGTACCACTGGAGTTACTACAGGGATGTCGTGATATCTCTGTATAATCAGTACGGAGAAGAAGCACCTAATGCGGGGCTGCTGCGAAAAGCCATGCGGTGCTTCCGCCGCCGAAGGTCTTTAGAGTATAACATTCCGAGGACAGCGTACAGTCTCTACCGTGAGTGCTCCAGTGATCCACGCCTCGAGCTCCCAAGCTCGGAGCTCATGCCATCGCCGCATCAAGCAGCCCAAGTTGAGGCTGGTGCCCTCAATGATCATCTTGTTGGCATCGACAGCATGGCAAACGAGATGCTCAGATGGCTCATGGCCACCGACAAGGGTCTCCGGGTCATGGCCATTGCTGGACCCGCCGGCATTGGCAAGACCACCCTTGCCATGGAGCTCCACCGTCGACTCAG GAGCAAGCTTGTTCTTCAAACCATCCTGAAGCAGATCATGGAGCAACTGGATGCACCATCACCAAACAGCTCGGAAATCACCATGTCCATGTTGGAGGACAACCCGGAGCTGTTGACTCGCAACATATCAGAACACCTCAAGGATAAGAG ATACTTTGTTTTGATTGATGATATATTAGACGAATCAGATTTGGAAATAATCAAGGGTGCATTTCCTAATAATAACTGTGGTAGTAGAATATTGTTTACGGCACAACATGAGTGGATAGCTGGGTGGTTTTTGTCTAATTATAATGGGGTTGTGCATAAGATGAAGCCTCTGAATGACTCGGATTCAGAGAAGCTACTTCGCACAAAAGCTTTTAGTTCCATGGATGATTTACTTCCAGACAATCTTAGGCTATTATGTGATGAAATcttgaacaagtgtagaggaaTACCATTGTTCATAACTGGTATGGCAGATTGGTTGAAACAACAGCAACACGGCAGCTCTGCAGTTCTTAGGGTGGAACAAGTACGCCTACTGCTGAAACAGTTTGAATACTGGCTATCATTTGATTACAGTTATGAATTGAGCCTATCGTCACTCTATCTAAGCATGTTTCCACAGGGATATGTGTTTGATAAGGATCATCTTGTCATGAAATGGGAAAACGATGGGTTGATCCGTATATTGGAGTCTAGTTCAGAATATGGAGAGTTGTATTTCTCTGAGTTGGTCAACACGAACATCATTACCCCAGTAGGAGAGAACTATGGACCCAATCTTGATGAAGATGAATTGTGCCAGTGGCAGGTCAATCCTTTCGTTCTGAGTTTTCTTGCCTCCAGAGCAGCCGAGAAGGGTCTTGTTTTTACCAGCTCAACACTCACCTCATTACCAAGCTGTGGTGGCAACAACACTCGGATAAAACGGCGCCTAGCTCTCCACCACCCTGATCCGCTACTCCCCGAAATGCTGCAACAAATGGATTTGTCTCATACTCGTTCACTACTCATATCTGGTGCAGTCGACAGAACAACAGTCCCTCTAGACAAGTTTGGATATTTGGTGTTTTTGGATCTTCAAGGCTGGGAGAATTTGAAGGATGAGGACCTACTGCAGATATGCAAAATGTTTATGCTGAGTTATTTGAGCGTCAGGAACACAAGGGTCAGCAAGCTCCCACCGCAAATCAAGGAGCTGTGCAACCTGAAGGCATTGGACGTCAGCCAAACCCACATATTTAAGATCCCATCAGAAGTGTGTGAGCTAGAATATTTGGAGATCCTGGAACTAAGAGGCACACAAATAAAGCACATGCCAGATAAAATTGTGGAGAAAAGAAAGTACGAACAACTTTACGGTAATGGTTCTGTATTTGGAATGATTGACTCAAACCAAAAAGTGCTAACAAAGATATCGAAGAAGATCCACCAATTAAGATATCTAAAGACGCTAGCAACTATCGATTTAAGTGAATTCTCTGCAAAGTCAATACAGTCTCTCGGTGATCTGGAGAGATTGGAGGTCCTCGCAATAACATGGTCCTTTCACCAGTGCAGTGACGAAGACTACCAAGAGGCCCTACGGTTATCCATAGAAAGATGGAGGAAGCTTAAGTCCCTCACCATTCATTGTGGGCTCGGTTGTTCCATGGAGTTTCTGGGTTCTCTAACAAAACCACCTGAAGGACTTAAGAAATTTAAGGTAATAGCCGGAAAATTTGTCAGTGTTCCCCGATGGATCGAAAGGCTCGTGTATCTTACTTTCTTGCAGATCACGGTTTGCAAACAAGTGGCAGACGATGTCAAGATCCTCGCAGGCTTGGTCAAATTGCAGCACCTGGTACTATGCTTGGAGTTCATTCCCGAAGAAGCAATAGTGATTGAGACAAAAGGGTTCAAAGAGATTGAGAGATTCTCCCTTGATTGCCCTGTCCCATGGCTGACCTTCGAAAAAGAGGCAATGCCGAAGCTCACATATCTTCGACTGAATCTGTACGCGTTCCCAGCGAGCGAGATGAGTGTTCCTTCAGGTATCAGCAACCTTGAAAAGCTTTCGGAGGCAAAGATTTGCTACAATGCACGGTACATCAATAGTCCCAACGTTAAGAGGACAGTAGAGGTAGTGAGCAAGGAGGTCGCCAAGCATCACAACTCTATTGACCTTTTCATCAACGGTACCCAAATAGAAGTTAATCAGGCTGGTGAGGAGAAGGCAGAGAGTGCAACAAGATTCAACCAAGTCAATCCGCCAGAGGATGTTGTTCAGGCAGAAGATGAGGCGGCACTGAGGAGAGAAACAGAGTTTCAGAGCGagaaagaagatgaagatgaagcagAGTGCCATGCCTAG
- the LOC4350879 gene encoding disease resistance protein Pikm1-TS-like isoform X1 encodes MHLQPSCRRAAGIMSKGAMGRTSIMEKQEEALKEWEPLHESISKLLKGGRITDARERHSLAFMEMELGVIVAYLRMPLPPHTDCPGVDLIDNQIQYHWSYYRDVVISLYNQYGEEAPNAGLLRKAMRCFRRRRSLEYNIPRTAYSLYRECSSDPRLELPSSELMPSPHQAAQVEAGALNDHLVGIDSMANEMLRWLMATDKGLRVMAIAGPAGIGKTTLAMELHRRLRCQTQEYYFQCHVVAANFPRRPYRSKLVLQTILKQIMEQLDAPSPNSSEITMSMLEDNPELLTRNISEHLKDKRYFVLIDDILDESDLEIIKGAFPNNNCGSRILFTAQHEWIAGWFLSNYNGVVHKMKPLNDSDSEKLLRTKAFSSMDDLLPDNLRLLCDEILNKCRGIPLFITGMADWLKQQQHGSSAVLRVEQVRLLLKQFEYWLSFDYSYELSLSSLYLSMFPQGYVFDKDHLVMKWENDGLIRILESSSEYGELYFSELVNTNIITPVGENYGPNLDEDELCQWQVNPFVLSFLASRAAEKGLVFTSSTLTSLPSCGGNNTRIKRRLALHHPDPLLPEMLQQMDLSHTRSLLISGAVDRTTVPLDKFGYLVFLDLQGWENLKDEDLLQICKMFMLSYLSVRNTRVSKLPPQIKELCNLKALDVSQTHIFKIPSEVCELEYLEILELRGTQIKHMPDKIVEKRKYEQLYGNGSVFGMIDSNQKVLTKISKKIHQLRYLKTLATIDLSEFSAKSIQSLGDLERLEVLAITWSFHQCSDEDYQEALRLSIERWRKLKSLTIHCGLGCSMEFLGSLTKPPEGLKKFKVIAGKFVSVPRWIERLVYLTFLQITVCKQVADDVKILAGLVKLQHLVLCLEFIPEEAIVIETKGFKEIERFSLDCPVPWLTFEKEAMPKLTYLRLNLYAFPASEMSVPSGISNLEKLSEAKICYNARYINSPNVKRTVEVVSKEVAKHHNSIDLFINGTQIEVNQAGEEKAESATRFNQVNPPEDVVQAEDEAALRRETEFQSEKEDEDEAECHA; translated from the exons ATGCATCTACAACCA TCTTGCAGGCGTGCGGCGGGGATCATGTCGAAGGGAGCGATGGGAAGAACTTCCATCATGGAGAAGCAGGAGGAGGCGTTGAAGGAGTGGGAGCCCCTCCATGAGAGTATCTCTAAGCTGCTGAAGGGTGGACGCATCACCGACGCCCGCGAAAGGCACAGCTTGGCATTCATGGAGATGGAACTGGGCGTCATTGTCGCATACCTGAGGATGCCGCTGCCACCACACACAGATTGTCCTGGTGTCGATCTCATCGATAACCAGATCCAGTACCACTGGAGTTACTACAGGGATGTCGTGATATCTCTGTATAATCAGTACGGAGAAGAAGCACCTAATGCGGGGCTGCTGCGAAAAGCCATGCGGTGCTTCCGCCGCCGAAGGTCTTTAGAGTATAACATTCCGAGGACAGCGTACAGTCTCTACCGTGAGTGCTCCAGTGATCCACGCCTCGAGCTCCCAAGCTCGGAGCTCATGCCATCGCCGCATCAAGCAGCCCAAGTTGAGGCTGGTGCCCTCAATGATCATCTTGTTGGCATCGACAGCATGGCAAACGAGATGCTCAGATGGCTCATGGCCACCGACAAGGGTCTCCGGGTCATGGCCATTGCTGGACCCGCCGGCATTGGCAAGACCACCCTTGCCATGGAGCTCCACCGTCGACTCAGGTGCCAAACTCAAGAATATTATTTCCAGTGCCACGTTGTGGCCGCTAACTTCCCCCGGAGGCCTTACAGGAGCAAGCTTGTTCTTCAAACCATCCTGAAGCAGATCATGGAGCAACTGGATGCACCATCACCAAACAGCTCGGAAATCACCATGTCCATGTTGGAGGACAACCCGGAGCTGTTGACTCGCAACATATCAGAACACCTCAAGGATAAGAG ATACTTTGTTTTGATTGATGATATATTAGACGAATCAGATTTGGAAATAATCAAGGGTGCATTTCCTAATAATAACTGTGGTAGTAGAATATTGTTTACGGCACAACATGAGTGGATAGCTGGGTGGTTTTTGTCTAATTATAATGGGGTTGTGCATAAGATGAAGCCTCTGAATGACTCGGATTCAGAGAAGCTACTTCGCACAAAAGCTTTTAGTTCCATGGATGATTTACTTCCAGACAATCTTAGGCTATTATGTGATGAAATcttgaacaagtgtagaggaaTACCATTGTTCATAACTGGTATGGCAGATTGGTTGAAACAACAGCAACACGGCAGCTCTGCAGTTCTTAGGGTGGAACAAGTACGCCTACTGCTGAAACAGTTTGAATACTGGCTATCATTTGATTACAGTTATGAATTGAGCCTATCGTCACTCTATCTAAGCATGTTTCCACAGGGATATGTGTTTGATAAGGATCATCTTGTCATGAAATGGGAAAACGATGGGTTGATCCGTATATTGGAGTCTAGTTCAGAATATGGAGAGTTGTATTTCTCTGAGTTGGTCAACACGAACATCATTACCCCAGTAGGAGAGAACTATGGACCCAATCTTGATGAAGATGAATTGTGCCAGTGGCAGGTCAATCCTTTCGTTCTGAGTTTTCTTGCCTCCAGAGCAGCCGAGAAGGGTCTTGTTTTTACCAGCTCAACACTCACCTCATTACCAAGCTGTGGTGGCAACAACACTCGGATAAAACGGCGCCTAGCTCTCCACCACCCTGATCCGCTACTCCCCGAAATGCTGCAACAAATGGATTTGTCTCATACTCGTTCACTACTCATATCTGGTGCAGTCGACAGAACAACAGTCCCTCTAGACAAGTTTGGATATTTGGTGTTTTTGGATCTTCAAGGCTGGGAGAATTTGAAGGATGAGGACCTACTGCAGATATGCAAAATGTTTATGCTGAGTTATTTGAGCGTCAGGAACACAAGGGTCAGCAAGCTCCCACCGCAAATCAAGGAGCTGTGCAACCTGAAGGCATTGGACGTCAGCCAAACCCACATATTTAAGATCCCATCAGAAGTGTGTGAGCTAGAATATTTGGAGATCCTGGAACTAAGAGGCACACAAATAAAGCACATGCCAGATAAAATTGTGGAGAAAAGAAAGTACGAACAACTTTACGGTAATGGTTCTGTATTTGGAATGATTGACTCAAACCAAAAAGTGCTAACAAAGATATCGAAGAAGATCCACCAATTAAGATATCTAAAGACGCTAGCAACTATCGATTTAAGTGAATTCTCTGCAAAGTCAATACAGTCTCTCGGTGATCTGGAGAGATTGGAGGTCCTCGCAATAACATGGTCCTTTCACCAGTGCAGTGACGAAGACTACCAAGAGGCCCTACGGTTATCCATAGAAAGATGGAGGAAGCTTAAGTCCCTCACCATTCATTGTGGGCTCGGTTGTTCCATGGAGTTTCTGGGTTCTCTAACAAAACCACCTGAAGGACTTAAGAAATTTAAGGTAATAGCCGGAAAATTTGTCAGTGTTCCCCGATGGATCGAAAGGCTCGTGTATCTTACTTTCTTGCAGATCACGGTTTGCAAACAAGTGGCAGACGATGTCAAGATCCTCGCAGGCTTGGTCAAATTGCAGCACCTGGTACTATGCTTGGAGTTCATTCCCGAAGAAGCAATAGTGATTGAGACAAAAGGGTTCAAAGAGATTGAGAGATTCTCCCTTGATTGCCCTGTCCCATGGCTGACCTTCGAAAAAGAGGCAATGCCGAAGCTCACATATCTTCGACTGAATCTGTACGCGTTCCCAGCGAGCGAGATGAGTGTTCCTTCAGGTATCAGCAACCTTGAAAAGCTTTCGGAGGCAAAGATTTGCTACAATGCACGGTACATCAATAGTCCCAACGTTAAGAGGACAGTAGAGGTAGTGAGCAAGGAGGTCGCCAAGCATCACAACTCTATTGACCTTTTCATCAACGGTACCCAAATAGAAGTTAATCAGGCTGGTGAGGAGAAGGCAGAGAGTGCAACAAGATTCAACCAAGTCAATCCGCCAGAGGATGTTGTTCAGGCAGAAGATGAGGCGGCACTGAGGAGAGAAACAGAGTTTCAGAGCGagaaagaagatgaagatgaagcagAGTGCCATGCCTAG